One part of the Ranitomeya imitator isolate aRanImi1 chromosome 10, aRanImi1.pri, whole genome shotgun sequence genome encodes these proteins:
- the LOC138650906 gene encoding cornifelin homolog B-like isoform X2, producing the protein MTSQMQMTYPVTVQPQVVQVYTHSTPFANRWSSDVMECCKDCGVCLCGTFCPLILACKVASDFGECCCLPMVGGTMLALRTGIRERYRIPGSICNDCVCLTCCAPCTLCQMARELKERK; encoded by the exons ATGCAAATGACTTACCCGGTCACAGTGCAACCTCAGGTGGTGCAGGTATACACCCATTCCACCCCATTTGCCAACCGGTGGTCTTCTGATGTCATGGAATGTTGTAAGGATTGCGGAGTCT GTCTATGTGGAACATTTTGCCCGCTCATCTTGGCTTGCAAAGTGGCCTCGGATTTTGGAGAGTGCTGTTGTCTTCCGATGGTAGGAGGCACTATGCTCGCCTTACGTACCGGTATCAGAGAGCGGTATCGCATCCCG GGCTCTATCTGCAATGACTGTGTGTGTCTCACGTGTTGTGCCCCCTGCACGCTATGTCAGATGGCTCGCGAGCTGAAGGAAAGAAAGTGA
- the LOC138650906 gene encoding cornifelin homolog B-like isoform X1, translating into MKDFNLETSLMQMTYPVTVQPQVVQVYTHSTPFANRWSSDVMECCKDCGVCLCGTFCPLILACKVASDFGECCCLPMVGGTMLALRTGIRERYRIPGSICNDCVCLTCCAPCTLCQMARELKERK; encoded by the exons ATGCAAATGACTTACCCGGTCACAGTGCAACCTCAGGTGGTGCAGGTATACACCCATTCCACCCCATTTGCCAACCGGTGGTCTTCTGATGTCATGGAATGTTGTAAGGATTGCGGAGTCT GTCTATGTGGAACATTTTGCCCGCTCATCTTGGCTTGCAAAGTGGCCTCGGATTTTGGAGAGTGCTGTTGTCTTCCGATGGTAGGAGGCACTATGCTCGCCTTACGTACCGGTATCAGAGAGCGGTATCGCATCCCG GGCTCTATCTGCAATGACTGTGTGTGTCTCACGTGTTGTGCCCCCTGCACGCTATGTCAGATGGCTCGCGAGCTGAAGGAAAGAAAGTGA
- the LOC138651419 gene encoding cornifelin homolog, translated as MGADDQIKMQGPVLQIPSAVPSATRSPHPLTVPTEMARLASTTPLDLPVPPVVTQPQPQAPPQVVLNLQTGGQVVNTANPMPCGGPIALGPISWSTGLFQCCEDIPICILGSICPFFLPCYLSALFGEMCCFGMLPGAMFALRTGVRERYKIPGSLLNDYCAVCGCLVCALCQMAREIKGREWHGSRLPRPDARFTLRR; from the exons ATGGGAGCTGACGACCAGATAAAGATGCAGGGGCCCGTATTGCAGATTCCTTCGGCTGTGCCATCTGCCACTCGTAGCCCGCACCCACTGACCGTGCCCACCGAAATGGCTAGACTGGCCTCCACCACTCCACTAGATCTCCCTGTGCCGCCAG TTGTCACCCAGCCCCAACCACAGGCACCACCCCAAGTTGTCCTAAATCTGCAAACTGGTGGACAAGTGGTCAACACAGCCAACCCAATGCCTTGTGGAGGACCCATTGCATTAGGACCCATATCTTGGAGCACCGGACTCTTTCAGTGTTGTGAAGACATTCCAATCT GTATCCTGGGCTCTATCTGTCCATTTTTCCTCCCTTGCTACTTATCGGCACTATTTGGTGAGATGTGCTGCTTTGGCATGCTACCGGGGGCCATGTTTGCACTGAGAACCGGCGTCCGTGAACGCTATAAGATCCCG GGAAGCCTCCTGAACGATTACTGCGCCGTCTGCGGCTGCCTGGTGTGCGCGCTCTGTCAGATGGCGCGAGAAATAAAAGGACGCGAGTGGCACGGCTCCCGGCTACCCCGGCCTGACGCGCGCTTCACTCTGCGGAGATAG